One Halarcobacter ebronensis genomic window carries:
- a CDS encoding acylneuraminate cytidylyltransferase — protein MNIAFIPVRCGSKSIPFKNIKEFCGKPLVYWNLKAIEESKYIDIVYVATDCDEIAQRVKEFKFKKSIIYKRDEVNARDTSSTEDVMLEFLRKHKQNDEDLFLLVQATSPLTQSQDFDKAIEQLEESKKDSLLTVVNQKRFFWNKAGESLNYDYKKRPRRQDFEGYFLENGAFYINRVKNILESKNRLSGEIDLYIMADYTSVEIDETLDWQIAENLMREHILKEREKEISKKIKLFLSDVDGTLTDAGMYYGENGEEFKKFNTHDGKGFELLRKAGIKTGLITSEKTKIVENRAKKLKVDYLYQGVEHGGKLKVAKKICEKEGISLDEVAYIGDDINCKELLEHVGIAACPSNSLNEIKEMYSIINLTHSGGDGAVREFIDLLIQKRNI, from the coding sequence ATGAATATAGCCTTTATACCAGTTAGATGTGGAAGTAAATCTATACCTTTTAAAAATATAAAAGAGTTTTGTGGAAAACCTTTGGTTTATTGGAATCTAAAGGCTATTGAAGAGTCAAAATATATTGATATAGTTTATGTAGCAACTGATTGTGATGAAATTGCACAAAGAGTAAAAGAGTTTAAATTTAAAAAAAGTATTATCTATAAAAGAGATGAGGTAAATGCTAGAGATACTTCCTCTACAGAAGATGTAATGCTAGAATTTTTAAGAAAGCATAAACAAAATGATGAGGATCTATTTTTGCTTGTTCAAGCAACTTCTCCTCTGACCCAATCTCAGGATTTTGATAAAGCAATAGAGCAACTAGAAGAGTCTAAAAAAGATTCTCTTCTAACTGTTGTAAATCAAAAAAGATTTTTTTGGAATAAAGCTGGTGAGTCTTTAAATTATGATTATAAAAAAAGACCAAGAAGACAAGATTTTGAAGGTTATTTTTTAGAAAATGGAGCCTTTTATATAAATAGAGTAAAAAATATTTTAGAGAGTAAAAATAGGCTTTCAGGAGAGATTGATTTATATATTATGGCAGATTATACCTCTGTTGAAATAGATGAAACCTTAGATTGGCAGATTGCAGAAAATCTAATGAGAGAACATATATTAAAAGAGAGAGAAAAAGAAATAAGTAAAAAAATAAAACTTTTTTTAAGCGATGTTGATGGAACATTAACCGATGCAGGAATGTATTATGGAGAGAATGGAGAAGAGTTTAAAAAATTTAATACACACGATGGAAAAGGTTTTGAACTTTTAAGAAAAGCTGGGATTAAAACGGGACTTATTACGAGTGAAAAAACAAAAATAGTTGAAAATAGAGCAAAAAAGTTAAAAGTTGATTATTTATATCAAGGTGTGGAGCATGGAGGAAAACTAAAAGTAGCAAAGAAAATTTGTGAAAAAGAGGGAATATCTCTTGATGAAGTTGCATATATAGGTGATGATATTAATTGTAAGGAACTTTTAGAACATGTAGGAATTGCAGCTTGTCCTTCTAATTCATTAAACGAGATTAAAGAAATGTATAGTATAATAAATTTAACTCATTCTGGTGGAGATGGTGCGGTAAGAGAATTTATTGATTTACTAATACAAAAGAGAAATATATGA
- a CDS encoding 1-deoxy-D-xylulose-5-phosphate synthase N-terminal domain-containing protein, with amino-acid sequence MLSSKELRQKTIKFSCDTNAGHLGSSLSTVEILKVLFESFLKFDKNDPRNESRDRLIFSKGHGAYTYYIILNHLGFIPDYELNYFNTEKSSLKGCLVQNNNYMIEASTGSLGHGLPIAVGMAKSFKIENKQNKVICIVGDGEMQEGSNYEALLLAIRFKLNNLLVIVDANELQAMDYVKDVSVENKHLAKILNAFSPESFYEIDGHSEEELRDVYKKFYTGKNENISIVVAHTLKGNGLKMIQHDTKYHYRCPTEDGYIFKEEEL; translated from the coding sequence ATGTTATCTTCAAAAGAATTACGACAAAAAACAATAAAGTTTTCATGTGATACAAATGCCGGACATTTAGGTTCATCTTTATCTACAGTTGAAATACTTAAAGTTCTTTTTGAATCTTTTTTAAAGTTTGATAAAAATGATCCGAGGAATGAATCGAGAGATAGACTTATATTTTCAAAAGGTCATGGCGCTTATACTTATTATATTATTTTAAATCATTTAGGATTTATACCTGACTATGAACTAAATTATTTTAATACGGAAAAATCAAGTTTAAAAGGTTGTTTAGTTCAAAATAATAACTATATGATTGAAGCATCTACTGGTTCTTTAGGTCACGGACTTCCAATTGCAGTTGGGATGGCAAAATCTTTTAAAATAGAGAATAAACAAAATAAAGTTATATGTATTGTTGGAGATGGAGAGATGCAAGAGGGTAGTAATTATGAGGCATTACTTCTCGCTATAAGGTTTAAGTTGAATAACTTACTTGTTATTGTAGATGCAAATGAATTACAAGCAATGGATTATGTAAAAGATGTTTCAGTTGAGAATAAACATTTAGCAAAAATTTTAAATGCTTTTTCTCCTGAATCTTTTTATGAAATTGATGGGCATAGTGAAGAAGAATTAAGAGATGTTTACAAAAAGTTTTATACGGGAAAAAATGAAAATATCTCTATAGTAGTAGCACACACTTTAAAGGGAAATGGCTTAAAAATGATTCAACATGATACAAAGTATCACTATAGATGCCCAACAGAAGATGGTTATATCTTTAAAGAAGAGGAATTATAA
- a CDS encoding 4Fe-4S cluster-binding domain-containing protein, whose product MKLEKVLKQKKIIVPKDYNYIGAFVSLGCNLSCSYCINLNEENSTRKSVSRKPMSGKDWAKAINRLKILNTDLPVTLQGGEPTIHKEFFDIVNGVDDDVKLDLLTNMVFDVDEFINNIDPKKFTREAKYAAIRVSYHPGQNDIDDLIAKAKKFDKAGFYIGIYSVMVPQNQKHIEEVKEKCLREKIDFRVKEYLGFDGKEWHGTYKYPEAISQKVEKYCDCKTTELIIAPSGHVFRCHSDLYENRTPIGHILDPNFDIEQIHRPCYVFGHCNPCDIKVKTNRHQIFGHTSVDIQNIRELTEKERLYLETNKNYGLGSYNYEKDEEYIDG is encoded by the coding sequence ATGAAATTAGAAAAAGTGTTAAAACAAAAAAAAATTATAGTACCAAAAGATTATAATTACATAGGAGCCTTTGTCTCTTTAGGATGTAATTTGTCTTGTAGTTATTGCATAAATTTAAATGAAGAAAATTCAACAAGAAAAAGTGTTTCAAGAAAACCTATGTCGGGAAAAGATTGGGCAAAAGCGATCAATAGACTTAAGATTTTAAATACAGATTTACCTGTAACCTTACAAGGAGGAGAACCAACCATTCACAAAGAGTTCTTTGATATTGTAAATGGTGTTGATGATGATGTAAAACTTGATTTGTTAACAAATATGGTTTTTGATGTGGATGAGTTTATAAACAATATTGACCCAAAAAAATTTACAAGAGAAGCTAAATATGCAGCTATTAGAGTTAGTTATCATCCAGGGCAAAATGATATAGATGACTTGATAGCAAAAGCAAAAAAATTTGATAAAGCAGGATTCTATATAGGGATTTATTCAGTAATGGTTCCTCAAAATCAAAAACATATTGAAGAGGTAAAAGAAAAGTGCCTTAGAGAAAAAATTGACTTTAGAGTAAAAGAGTATTTAGGTTTTGATGGAAAAGAGTGGCATGGAACCTATAAGTATCCAGAAGCAATTTCTCAAAAAGTTGAAAAATATTGTGATTGTAAAACAACAGAACTTATAATTGCACCAAGTGGGCATGTATTTAGATGTCATTCAGACCTTTATGAGAATAGAACACCTATAGGGCATATTCTTGACCCAAATTTTGATATAGAACAGATTCATAGACCATGTTATGTTTTTGGTCATTGTAATCCATGTGATATAAAAGTGAAAACGAACAGACACCAGATTTTTGGTCACACTTCAGTTGATATTCAAAATATTAGAGAATTAACTGAAAAAGAGAGATTATATCTAGAAACTAATAAAAATTATGGTTTAGGTTCTTACAATTATGAAAAAGATGAAGAGTATATAGATGGATAA
- a CDS encoding class I SAM-dependent methyltransferase, producing the protein MGKLLNIITKLHKSTQRDYLERMNREKILCMKKAKEFEYDFWDGDRKYGYGGYKYDGRWNIIAKELIEEYNLHDGCKILDVGCGKGFLLYEFKKLLPNSNIVGFDVSNYSIENAKEEVKNFLYNYRAEDKYSFVDNEFDLVISINTLHNLKIYEFKQAIQEIERVGKNKYVLVEGYRNDAELFNLECWALTCESFFRPDEWVWLYDEYGYTGDYEFIYFE; encoded by the coding sequence ATGGGGAAATTACTAAATATAATAACTAAACTTCATAAAAGTACACAAAGAGATTACCTTGAAAGAATGAATAGGGAAAAGATTTTATGTATGAAAAAGGCAAAAGAGTTTGAATATGACTTTTGGGATGGAGATAGAAAATATGGTTATGGTGGATATAAGTATGATGGAAGATGGAATATTATTGCAAAAGAATTAATTGAAGAATATAATTTACACGATGGATGTAAAATACTTGATGTAGGATGTGGAAAAGGATTTCTACTTTATGAGTTTAAAAAGCTTTTACCAAATTCTAATATTGTTGGATTTGATGTTTCAAACTATTCTATAGAAAATGCAAAAGAAGAAGTAAAAAATTTTTTATATAATTATAGAGCAGAAGATAAATATTCATTTGTTGATAATGAATTTGATCTAGTAATTTCTATAAATACTTTACATAATTTAAAAATCTATGAGTTTAAACAAGCGATACAAGAGATTGAGCGTGTTGGAAAGAATAAGTATGTTTTAGTAGAAGGTTATAGAAATGATGCAGAGCTTTTTAATTTAGAATGCTGGGCTCTAACTTGTGAGAGCTTTTTTAGACCTGATGAATGGGTATGGTTATATGATGAGTATGGGTATACTGGTGATTATGAATTCATATACTTTGAGTAA
- a CDS encoding radical SAM protein, which yields MDNFLDSHKINYHPKEIAQFLDGNLTAPIYVEISPTGVCNHKCLFCNYNYLGHEGRFKKGKMLELVREFAKMGVKSLVFAGNGEPTLHVDTFEAIQLAKSLGIDVALSTNGAILKEKHFEILAKNLTWIRFSFNAGSAENYALVHQTDSSDFEKVLENIKRLKETKQRLKSEITIGSQCVLIPENKDYIIEHANRLKSLGVDYFSVKHFYNHEHNEYSTDSNFLDEKFLKMLEDESKKISDDNFSFVIRSTQNLSSKRVYDKCYGLEFIVFIDELGDVYTCFSHQHDKKTIHGNIFENSFKEIWNSKEKKNALNYINNCIEKNMCQPNCRHHQINNYLWNIKHPDIEHINFI from the coding sequence ATGGATAATTTTTTAGATTCACATAAAATCAATTATCATCCAAAAGAGATAGCTCAATTTTTAGATGGTAACTTAACGGCACCAATATATGTTGAAATATCTCCTACTGGAGTATGTAATCATAAATGCCTTTTTTGTAACTATAATTATTTAGGACATGAAGGAAGATTTAAAAAAGGGAAAATGTTAGAACTTGTACGTGAATTTGCTAAAATGGGAGTAAAATCTTTAGTTTTTGCTGGTAATGGTGAACCAACTTTACATGTGGATACCTTTGAAGCGATACAGCTGGCAAAAAGTTTAGGTATAGACGTAGCATTAAGTACAAATGGAGCTATTCTAAAAGAGAAACATTTTGAGATTTTAGCTAAAAATTTAACATGGATACGGTTCTCATTTAATGCAGGAAGTGCTGAAAATTATGCTTTAGTACATCAAACTGATTCTTCTGATTTTGAAAAAGTTTTAGAGAATATTAAAAGGTTAAAAGAGACTAAGCAGAGATTAAAAAGTGAGATTACTATAGGTAGTCAATGTGTTTTAATTCCTGAAAATAAAGATTATATAATAGAACATGCGAATAGGTTAAAAAGCTTGGGAGTTGATTATTTTAGTGTAAAACATTTTTATAATCATGAACACAATGAATATAGTACAGATTCAAATTTTTTAGATGAAAAGTTTTTAAAAATGCTAGAAGATGAATCTAAAAAAATTAGTGATGATAATTTTTCTTTTGTTATTAGAAGTACACAAAACCTTTCATCAAAAAGGGTATATGATAAATGTTATGGTTTGGAGTTTATTGTTTTTATTGATGAGTTAGGGGATGTTTATACATGTTTTTCACACCAGCATGATAAGAAAACTATACATGGTAATATATTTGAAAATAGTTTTAAAGAGATCTGGAATTCAAAAGAGAAAAAAAATGCATTAAATTATATTAATAATTGTATTGAAAAAAATATGTGTCAACCAAATTGTAGACATCATCAAATAAATAACTATCTCTGGAATATTAAACACCCAGATATAGAGCATATTAATTTTATTTAA
- a CDS encoding SDR family oxidoreductase, giving the protein MESVDYLISGINGNVGNELLPLFLKNSDITYKKADLKKNINAKCFIHLAAKTGNNYNDLIDSNIEYLRTIIEYCYKNGIKKFIFFSAMSIYGNQNKLNVSEKSSYKNLNLYSTSKLFGEKILEESSLKCLILRLPMILTKDSSNGFLNRFLLKLNNDETIYLYNAKKLSNNFIDVESIFNFIIGYRFEKQYELLNLALEQEMSLKDIVLYLKKEIKSKSTILENNEKYNFFNISIEKAKVLYGFTPNNTKSVLKKWVLKRKRNNF; this is encoded by the coding sequence ATGGAATCTGTTGATTATTTAATATCTGGAATAAATGGAAATGTTGGTAATGAACTACTTCCTCTTTTTTTAAAGAATTCAGATATTACATATAAAAAAGCTGATTTGAAAAAAAATATAAATGCTAAGTGTTTTATTCATCTTGCTGCAAAAACTGGAAATAACTATAATGATTTAATAGATTCAAATATAGAATATTTAAGAACAATAATTGAGTATTGTTATAAAAATGGGATTAAAAAGTTTATTTTCTTTTCTGCAATGAGTATATATGGTAATCAAAATAAGTTAAATGTTAGCGAAAAATCAAGTTATAAAAATCTAAATTTATATTCTACCTCTAAATTATTTGGAGAAAAAATACTAGAAGAATCTTCTTTAAAATGTTTGATATTGAGATTACCAATGATTCTTACAAAAGATAGTAGTAATGGATTCCTAAATAGGTTTTTGTTAAAACTTAATAATGATGAGACAATTTATCTTTATAATGCAAAGAAGTTAAGTAATAATTTTATTGATGTAGAATCAATTTTTAATTTTATAATTGGATACAGATTTGAAAAACAATATGAGTTATTAAATCTTGCACTTGAACAAGAAATGAGTTTGAAAGATATAGTTCTTTATTTAAAAAAAGAGATTAAATCGAAATCAACAATTTTAGAAAATAATGAAAAATATAATTTTTTTAATATATCAATAGAAAAAGCTAAAGTATTATATGGATTTACTCCAAATAATACTAAGAGTGTTCTAAAAAAATGGGTATTAAAAAGGAAAAGGAATAATTTTTGA
- a CDS encoding N-acetylneuraminate synthase family protein, whose amino-acid sequence MKISMEGLKMGFNYDYKEPKIIAEIGCNHKGDMSIAKMLIDLAKKSGAKYVKFQKRNNKELLTEDQYNAPHPVPANSYGNTYGEHREFLEFTKGQHRELKEYCDSIDVVYSTSVWDVTSAKQMCEFEPLFLKVPSACNNNFEMLRVLRDEFKGQVQLSIGMTRKEEVEEIVRFFEETDQAKSRLLIYSCTSGYPVPAKDVSLLEINWLYEEYGNRVNEIGFSGHHLGVALDVAAYALGARWIERHFTKDKTWKGTDHGASLEPDELELLVKSLNEAYEALHYKSDEILPIEQVQRDKLKNRK is encoded by the coding sequence ATGAAGATAAGTATGGAAGGGTTAAAAATGGGATTTAATTATGATTATAAAGAGCCAAAGATAATTGCAGAGATAGGTTGTAACCATAAAGGTGATATGAGTATAGCTAAAATGCTTATTGATTTAGCAAAAAAGTCTGGTGCAAAATATGTTAAATTTCAGAAAAGAAACAATAAAGAGCTTTTAACTGAAGATCAATACAATGCTCCTCATCCTGTTCCTGCTAATTCATATGGGAATACCTATGGAGAGCATAGGGAGTTTTTAGAGTTTACAAAGGGGCAACATAGAGAACTAAAAGAGTATTGTGACTCTATTGATGTTGTTTACTCTACTTCTGTTTGGGATGTTACAAGTGCTAAGCAGATGTGTGAATTTGAACCTCTATTTTTAAAAGTTCCATCTGCTTGTAATAATAATTTTGAGATGCTAAGAGTTTTAAGGGATGAGTTTAAAGGACAAGTGCAACTCTCAATTGGAATGACTAGAAAAGAGGAGGTTGAAGAGATAGTTCGATTTTTTGAAGAGACAGACCAAGCAAAATCTAGACTTCTAATCTACTCTTGTACTTCAGGCTATCCAGTTCCAGCAAAAGATGTTTCACTTTTGGAAATAAACTGGTTATATGAAGAGTATGGTAATAGAGTAAATGAGATAGGTTTTTCAGGACACCATTTAGGAGTGGCACTTGATGTGGCTGCTTATGCATTAGGAGCTAGATGGATAGAGCGTCATTTTACAAAGGATAAAACTTGGAAGGGGACTGATCATGGGGCATCTTTAGAGCCAGATGAACTAGAACTTTTAGTTAAAAGCCTCAACGAAGCTTATGAAGCTTTACATTATAAAAGTGATGAGATTCTTCCAATTGAACAGGTTCAAAGAGATAAGTTGAAAAATAGAAAGTAA
- a CDS encoding glycosyltransferase family 9 protein translates to MKKTKILFIKLGYSETLDSEIGRVVSLGDVLRTTPVVEAIKDKYKNSHLTWLVSREAEPLLNNNPYIDRVIVWDEFTPFQLLMEKFDLMINLEKIPGVCAIGDKIEAWNKYGFRFNSDTGNYDGYEQGLEFIDYINQKEINCNRHDYWQKTIIEMLGLKWKEQQYTLGYKPKNKPINEIGLNYKVGNKWPEKAMSEKKWKNLECKLLDLGYSISWQKGLNSLEEYFEWINSCEMIISQDSLGLHLALAMKKKLIGLFGPTPSSEIFFTKESIVIESKTNKMKDIKINDIIDGVQKLFKNK, encoded by the coding sequence ATGAAAAAAACAAAAATATTATTTATAAAACTAGGATATTCTGAAACATTAGATTCAGAAATTGGAAGGGTAGTTAGTTTAGGTGATGTTTTAAGAACTACACCTGTAGTTGAAGCAATAAAAGATAAATATAAGAATTCACATTTGACTTGGCTTGTATCTAGAGAAGCAGAACCTTTATTAAATAATAATCCTTATATTGATAGAGTTATTGTTTGGGATGAGTTTACTCCCTTTCAACTTCTGATGGAAAAATTTGATTTGATGATTAATTTAGAAAAAATTCCTGGAGTGTGTGCAATAGGAGATAAAATTGAAGCGTGGAATAAGTATGGTTTCCGTTTTAATAGTGATACAGGTAATTATGATGGGTATGAACAAGGTTTAGAATTTATTGATTATATTAATCAAAAAGAGATTAATTGTAATAGACATGATTATTGGCAAAAAACGATTATTGAAATGCTAGGACTTAAATGGAAAGAACAACAGTATACACTAGGATATAAACCCAAAAATAAACCAATAAATGAGATTGGTTTAAATTATAAGGTTGGGAATAAATGGCCAGAAAAAGCTATGTCAGAAAAAAAATGGAAAAATTTAGAATGTAAATTATTAGACTTAGGATATTCAATTTCTTGGCAAAAGGGTTTAAATAGTCTTGAGGAATATTTTGAGTGGATTAATTCGTGTGAAATGATTATTTCACAAGATAGCTTAGGTTTACATTTAGCTCTTGCTATGAAAAAAAAGCTTATTGGTTTATTTGGACCAACACCCAGTTCTGAAATATTTTTCACAAAGGAAAGTATAGTAATTGAATCAAAAACTAATAAAATGAAAGATATTAAAATCAATGATATTATTGATGGTGTTCAAAAGCTATTCAAAAATAAGTAA
- a CDS encoding radical SAM/SPASM domain-containing protein, with the protein MASKYSKFKVFHFQEKLDSLPKDVEEISSPIHIRIKPTNVCNHSCWYCSYRFDEVQLGQDMVVRDFIPKDRMMEILDDCIEMDVKSITFSGGGEPFVYKYFLDTVKKLSKSNIKFASLTNGSKLKGEVAEIFSKYGEWIRVSMDGWDDLSYKKYRKTKKTEFTNILNNMKEFKSLGGKCALGVSFIIDNKNFNHIYEMAKKIKATGADSIKMSPCIVSNLGKENNEYHAPIYDEVKKQIKKVKTELEDESFEVYDTYHLLEEKFEKDYDWCPYIQILPIIGADLNIYSCQDKAYNLDNGLVGNIKEKSFKEFWFNDKEKFFKINPKCDCSHHCIANEKNKMILDYLNVDLDHLGFV; encoded by the coding sequence ATGGCATCAAAATATTCTAAATTTAAAGTATTTCACTTTCAAGAGAAGTTAGATTCTTTACCAAAAGATGTGGAGGAAATAAGCTCTCCAATACATATAAGAATTAAACCTACAAATGTATGTAATCATAGTTGTTGGTATTGCTCTTACAGATTTGATGAGGTGCAATTGGGACAAGATATGGTAGTTAGGGATTTTATTCCAAAAGATAGGATGATGGAAATACTTGATGATTGCATTGAGATGGACGTAAAATCAATAACTTTTAGTGGAGGTGGAGAACCATTTGTTTATAAATATTTTCTTGATACAGTTAAGAAGCTTTCAAAGTCTAATATTAAATTTGCATCATTAACTAATGGATCTAAGTTAAAAGGAGAAGTTGCAGAAATTTTTTCAAAATATGGTGAATGGATTAGAGTTTCAATGGATGGCTGGGATGACTTAAGTTATAAAAAGTATAGAAAAACAAAAAAAACAGAGTTTACAAATATACTAAATAATATGAAAGAGTTTAAATCTCTTGGTGGTAAATGTGCTTTAGGGGTTAGTTTTATTATTGATAATAAAAATTTTAATCACATTTATGAGATGGCAAAAAAAATAAAAGCTACTGGTGCAGATAGTATAAAAATGTCACCATGTATAGTAAGTAATCTAGGAAAAGAAAATAATGAATATCATGCTCCAATATATGATGAAGTAAAAAAACAAATAAAAAAAGTAAAAACCGAACTTGAAGATGAAAGTTTTGAAGTTTATGACACTTATCATCTACTTGAAGAAAAATTTGAAAAAGATTATGATTGGTGTCCATATATCCAAATATTACCAATAATAGGTGCAGATTTAAATATTTATTCATGTCAAGATAAGGCATATAACTTGGATAATGGATTAGTTGGAAATATTAAAGAAAAAAGTTTTAAAGAATTTTGGTTTAATGATAAAGAAAAATTTTTTAAGATAAATCCAAAATGTGATTGCAGTCATCATTGTATAGCAAATGAAAAGAATAAAATGATTTTAGATTATTTAAATGTAGATTTAGATCATTTAGGATTTGTTTAA
- a CDS encoding cupin domain-containing protein — translation MNLEKFIVYDNSSLLQALKRIDENKKGFLVICDKDKKVLGITTEGDIRRTLITGKKRLEDSISYSKEYIFINKKDTFLKLFNYFKLEKINFVPILDNEKKLVNIISKKQFHVMLLKDMEYNISTLPQIDDNELDSEIYEKPWGFYKSTLLAKHVQSKIITLFPKGELSLQKHKRREEHWIVIKGEGEIILEDSTLKAEQGRYVYIPKGCKHKVINTSLEDNLILAEVQLGDYFGEDDIIRYEDKYGRVKNGI, via the coding sequence TTGAATTTAGAAAAATTTATAGTTTATGATAACTCTTCTCTTTTACAAGCATTAAAAAGAATAGATGAAAATAAAAAAGGTTTTTTGGTTATTTGTGACAAAGATAAAAAAGTTTTGGGAATTACCACAGAAGGTGATATAAGAAGAACTCTAATCACTGGCAAAAAAAGATTAGAAGATTCTATCTCTTACTCAAAAGAATATATTTTTATAAATAAAAAGGATACTTTTTTAAAGTTATTTAATTACTTTAAATTAGAGAAAATAAACTTTGTTCCTATTTTAGATAATGAAAAAAAATTAGTAAATATTATTTCAAAAAAACAGTTTCATGTAATGTTATTAAAAGATATGGAATATAATATTAGTACTTTACCTCAAATTGATGATAATGAACTTGACAGTGAAATTTATGAGAAACCTTGGGGTTTTTATAAAAGTACCCTTCTTGCAAAACATGTACAAAGTAAAATTATTACACTTTTCCCTAAAGGCGAACTAAGTTTGCAAAAACATAAAAGGAGAGAAGAACACTGGATTGTTATAAAAGGTGAAGGTGAAATAATACTGGAAGACTCTACATTAAAAGCAGAACAAGGAAGATATGTCTATATTCCAAAAGGGTGTAAACACAAAGTTATAAATACGTCTTTAGAAGATAATTTAATTTTAGCAGAGGTTCAGTTAGGAGACTATTTTGGAGAGGATGATATTATAAGATATGAAGATAAGTATGGAAGGGTTAAAAATGGGATTTAA
- a CDS encoding class I SAM-dependent methyltransferase — translation MNCKLCGSNKHRKRSGSVRDNKDLDIYECCNCGLVYLSESYQISDTFYENSKMHSSFDFEKWRKQTFEDDSRRFESLKNTITNKKLLDFGSGNGGFLKLAKNVCTKVCGVELEKAVKEYYEKDKIELFSNLNECNKKFDIITSFHVIEHIKEPIEILEKLKSMLNDKGRLIIEVPNANDALLTIYESEAFSHFTYWSCHLYLYTQYTLSLLAKKAGLKVEFIKHIQRYPLSNHLYWLSKNAPGGHEKWGNFLDSKELTNAYESQLATLNATDTIIASFTKEN, via the coding sequence ATGAATTGTAAACTTTGTGGTAGTAATAAGCATAGGAAAAGAAGTGGAAGTGTAAGGGATAATAAAGATTTAGATATTTATGAGTGTTGTAATTGTGGATTGGTTTATCTATCTGAAAGCTATCAAATATCTGACACTTTTTATGAAAACTCAAAGATGCATAGTAGTTTTGATTTTGAGAAGTGGAGAAAACAGACTTTTGAGGATGACAGCAGAAGGTTTGAATCTTTAAAAAATACAATTACAAATAAAAAGCTTTTAGACTTTGGTAGTGGTAATGGTGGATTTTTAAAATTAGCAAAAAATGTTTGTACTAAAGTTTGTGGTGTAGAGCTTGAAAAAGCAGTTAAAGAGTATTATGAAAAAGATAAAATAGAGCTGTTTTCTAATCTTAATGAGTGCAATAAAAAGTTTGATATTATCACATCTTTTCATGTGATAGAACATATAAAAGAACCAATAGAAATTTTAGAAAAACTAAAATCTATGTTAAATGATAAAGGGAGATTGATAATAGAAGTTCCAAATGCAAATGATGCTTTACTAACTATTTATGAAAGTGAAGCTTTTTCCCATTTTACCTATTGGAGTTGCCACCTATATTTGTATACACAATACACTCTATCTTTATTGGCAAAGAAAGCAGGATTAAAAGTTGAGTTTATAAAACATATACAAAGATATCCCCTATCAAATCATCTATATTGGCTAAGTAAAAATGCCCCTGGTGGACATGAAAAATGGGGAAATTTTTTAGATTCAAAAGAGCTTACAAATGCCTATGAGTCTCAATTGGCAACATTAAATGCAACAGATACAATAATTGCAAGTTTTACAAAGGAAAATTAA
- a CDS encoding transketolase gives MAISKKDVMKEIYKYFKKDKKMVLLAGDMGFAVLDDFFNNHANRTFNTGITEQATIGIAAGMEMVGMKPIVYSQIPFLVMRSFEQIRYDVCEHNLNIKMIGVGADNYFKALGRSHCMDKDDVYLMSLFKNLLILDPDESSLVEDIKKMFTYDGPVYVRTL, from the coding sequence ATGGCAATTTCTAAAAAAGATGTAATGAAAGAGATATATAAATATTTTAAAAAAGATAAAAAAATGGTTCTTTTAGCTGGAGATATGGGGTTTGCAGTACTTGATGATTTCTTTAATAATCATGCTAATCGTACTTTTAATACAGGAATAACAGAACAAGCGACAATTGGTATTGCAGCGGGAATGGAAATGGTTGGAATGAAACCTATTGTATATTCACAAATACCTTTTTTAGTTATGCGTTCATTTGAACAGATTAGATATGATGTATGTGAACATAACCTAAATATAAAAATGATTGGAGTAGGTGCTGATAATTATTTTAAAGCTTTAGGTAGGAGTCATTGTATGGATAAAGATGATGTTTACTTAATGTCACTTTTTAAAAATCTTTTAATATTAGATCCTGATGAGTCATCTTTAGTAGAAGATATAAAAAAGATGTTTACTTATGATGGTCCAGTTTATGTAAGAACTCTTTAA